A genomic segment from Nocardia cyriacigeorgica GUH-2 encodes:
- a CDS encoding heavy-metal-associated domain-containing protein → MSTTTATVTGMTCGCCVNKVRDKVGALPGVTDVAVDLDSGTVTVDGAPVERQALADAVAAAGFALAD, encoded by the coding sequence ATGAGCACCACCACCGCGACCGTCACCGGCATGACCTGCGGCTGCTGCGTCAACAAGGTCCGCGACAAGGTCGGCGCCCTGCCCGGGGTCACCGACGTCGCCGTCGACCTGGACAGCGGCACGGTCACCGTCGACGGCGCACCCGTCGAACGCCAGGCGCTGGCCGACGCCGTCGCCGCGGCCGGTTTCGCACTGGCCGACTGA
- a CDS encoding MFS transporter, translating into MTTQTRSTTKRWWALAVIAAAQFMVIMDTSIIGIALPKMQAELGFSQENLTWVFNAYVIAFGGLLLLGGRLSDLLGARRIFAAGWVVLLAGSVIAGAAGNVATELAGRAIQGGGAALIAPSALTLLMMLFGSSPQELTKALAVYGAAAPAGGTAGVFLGGVITEYISWPWVFYINVPIAILALIAVPLLMPAAPARSGSVDVLGAITVTAGLAAAVYAIVQAPEVGWASGQTWGVLAVAAALLAGFVYLQSRSSEPLMRLGIFRAPNLAAANIAQLLLGAAWVPMWFFLNLYLQQVLGYSAFPSGAALLPMTTLIMLGMIVIAPRAMQRFGAKPMIVTGLLILGVGLAIMSLVRPTGNFWVDVLPASLVAAGGMSLAFIPSLGTAISAARPEEGGLASGIVNVSYQVGSAIGLAAMTAVAAAFGADQLGDLPKLTDGFSAAFLGAAAIALAGAAITAVTMRAPAPEGAAVRD; encoded by the coding sequence ATGACTACGCAGACCAGATCCACCACGAAACGGTGGTGGGCGCTGGCGGTGATCGCCGCGGCGCAGTTCATGGTCATCATGGACACCTCGATCATCGGGATCGCGCTGCCGAAGATGCAGGCCGAACTCGGGTTCTCCCAGGAAAATCTGACCTGGGTGTTCAACGCCTACGTGATCGCCTTCGGCGGTTTGCTGCTGCTGGGCGGCAGGCTCTCGGACCTGCTCGGCGCGCGGCGGATCTTCGCCGCGGGCTGGGTGGTGCTGCTGGCCGGCTCGGTGATCGCAGGCGCCGCGGGGAATGTGGCGACCGAGCTGGCGGGCCGGGCCATCCAGGGCGGCGGCGCGGCGCTCATCGCGCCCTCGGCGCTGACCCTGCTGATGATGCTGTTCGGGTCCTCCCCGCAGGAACTCACCAAAGCACTGGCCGTCTACGGTGCGGCAGCGCCCGCCGGCGGCACGGCAGGCGTCTTCCTGGGCGGCGTGATCACCGAATACATCAGCTGGCCTTGGGTTTTCTACATCAATGTGCCGATCGCGATCCTCGCGCTGATCGCCGTGCCGCTACTGATGCCCGCCGCCCCGGCACGTTCGGGTTCGGTCGATGTACTCGGCGCGATCACCGTCACCGCGGGTCTAGCCGCTGCCGTGTACGCGATCGTGCAGGCGCCGGAAGTCGGCTGGGCTTCGGGTCAGACCTGGGGCGTGCTCGCCGTCGCGGCCGCCCTGCTCGCCGGCTTCGTCTATCTCCAGTCGCGTAGCAGTGAACCGCTGATGCGCCTGGGCATCTTCCGCGCGCCGAACCTGGCCGCGGCGAATATCGCACAGTTGCTGCTGGGCGCGGCCTGGGTGCCGATGTGGTTCTTCCTCAACCTCTACCTGCAGCAGGTGCTCGGCTACAGCGCGTTCCCGTCCGGCGCGGCGCTGCTGCCGATGACGACGCTGATCATGCTCGGCATGATCGTGATCGCACCGCGGGCGATGCAGCGTTTCGGCGCCAAGCCGATGATCGTGACCGGCCTGCTGATCCTCGGCGTGGGCCTGGCGATCATGTCGCTGGTGCGGCCGACCGGCAATTTCTGGGTCGACGTGCTGCCGGCCTCGCTGGTGGCCGCGGGCGGTATGTCGCTGGCATTCATACCCTCGTTGGGTACCGCCATCTCCGCCGCGCGTCCCGAAGAAGGCGGGCTGGCCTCGGGCATCGTCAATGTCAGCTATCAGGTGGGCTCGGCGATCGGCCTGGCCGCGATGACCGCCGTCGCCGCCGCGTTCGGCGCGGATCAGCTCGGTGACCTGCCGAAACTGACCGACGGTTTCTCCGCGGCCTTCCTCGGTGCCGCCGCCATCGCGCTCGCCGGCGCCGCCATCACCGCCGTCACCATGCGCGCTCCGGCGCCGGAGGGAGCGGCCGTGCGGGATTGA
- a CDS encoding sterol desaturase family protein, whose translation MTTAQPSESASIDAAARAKVRRDERALRRGLTLGAAAREFIRHPSPWLIGLTLLAALTGRFVVGDWQLTDALVPAVMLAVFPVFEWIVHVTVLHWRPRKLGPIPIDSELARKHREHHVDPRDIPLIFIPTKTLVVLIVVLVALAVLAFPRLGLGLTFLLTITALGLGYEWTHYLIHTDYKPKHALYRAIWRNHRHHHYKNEHYWFTVTTSGTADRLFGTAPDPANTPTSPTARRLHSTR comes from the coding sequence ATGACCACAGCTCAACCCTCCGAATCCGCGTCGATCGACGCGGCCGCGCGAGCCAAGGTGCGCCGCGATGAACGCGCGCTGCGCCGCGGACTCACCCTCGGCGCGGCGGCCCGCGAGTTCATCCGGCACCCCTCGCCCTGGTTGATTGGCCTCACCTTGCTCGCGGCGCTGACCGGCCGCTTCGTCGTCGGCGACTGGCAGCTCACCGACGCGCTGGTGCCGGCCGTCATGCTGGCGGTCTTCCCGGTCTTCGAATGGATCGTGCATGTGACCGTGCTGCATTGGCGCCCACGCAAACTCGGCCCGATCCCGATCGACAGCGAACTGGCGCGCAAACACCGTGAGCACCACGTGGATCCGCGCGATATCCCGCTGATCTTCATCCCCACGAAGACGCTCGTCGTGCTCATCGTGGTGCTGGTGGCCCTGGCGGTGCTGGCCTTCCCGCGCCTCGGCCTTGGCCTGACGTTCCTGCTCACCATCACCGCCCTCGGCCTCGGCTACGAGTGGACCCACTACCTCATCCACACCGACTACAAGCCGAAACACGCGCTCTACCGGGCGATCTGGCGCAATCATCGCCACCACCACTACAAGAACGAGCACTACTGGTTCACCGTCACCACCTCGGGGACCGCGGATCGCCTTTTCGGTACGGCGCCCGACCCGGCGAACACGCCGACCTCCCCGACCGCGCGGCGCTTGCACTCGACGCGCTGA
- a CDS encoding FadR/GntR family transcriptional regulator, with amino-acid sequence MALQPVVKRSVSADVFEQIADDVLSGELAPGTALPSERQLAERLGVSRPAVREALQRLSAAGLVAVRQGDATTVLDYRRGAGLEVLPRLLVRAGALDPAVARSILEARLHNGPKVAELAAARVAAGLDGESAARPTELAKTLSDLVDSIAAAESDPIAQQRIALEFWDHIVDTADSIVFRLMNNMLRAAYEPALAALAPIMSAEVGNVTGYRELADAIVAGRPHEAAERARALLEPATTALISVLDGH; translated from the coding sequence ATGGCGTTGCAACCGGTGGTGAAGCGGTCGGTGTCGGCGGATGTGTTCGAGCAGATCGCCGATGACGTGTTGAGTGGGGAGCTGGCGCCGGGGACGGCGTTGCCGAGTGAGCGGCAGTTGGCCGAGCGGTTGGGGGTGTCGCGGCCCGCGGTGCGGGAGGCGTTGCAGCGGTTGTCGGCAGCGGGGCTGGTGGCGGTGCGGCAGGGGGATGCGACGACGGTGCTGGATTATCGGCGCGGGGCCGGGTTGGAGGTGTTGCCTCGGCTGCTGGTGCGGGCGGGGGCGCTGGATCCGGCGGTGGCGCGCAGCATTCTGGAGGCGCGGCTGCACAATGGGCCGAAAGTGGCGGAGCTTGCGGCCGCCAGGGTCGCTGCCGGGCTGGACGGAGAGTCGGCCGCGCGGCCGACGGAATTGGCGAAAACCCTGTCGGACCTGGTGGATTCGATCGCCGCGGCCGAATCGGATCCGATCGCGCAGCAGCGGATCGCGCTGGAGTTCTGGGATCACATCGTCGACACGGCCGATTCGATCGTGTTCCGGCTGATGAACAACATGCTGCGGGCCGCCTACGAACCCGCGCTCGCCGCATTGGCCCCGATCATGTCCGCCGAGGTGGGCAATGTGACGGGCTATCGGGAACTGGCCGACGCCATCGTGGCGGGCAGGCCGCACGAGGCCGCCGAACGCGCACGAGCCCTGCTCGAGCCGGCGACCACCGCTCTGATCAGCGTCTTAGACGGACACTGA
- a CDS encoding GNAT family N-acetyltransferase: protein MSTISIRPACADDLGFIGTLLARSCTVRAEGTGYPRCDDENELLAELALYDNRLEDHVFTACDADGAPIGMGGFLVSDSDSAAYLIGPLLDGPSRTVDNARAVLRLLMDQPIAPPAVASYLEEENVVLAQALRASGWEPGPAQLEMVCPLPVPTATGSPLADQATLRRLHDPADPAFPVLAKLLASHHRWSSDPLERLGDYLDDGYQVVVMESAGRPAGCVLWIPVPDTDFGRLDYLSVAEEFRGRGFGSALTRQVLAEAAADGRIERIYLSVDPANEIARRLYLACGFEAGTSSRKYSYRQQSG, encoded by the coding sequence ATGTCGACCATCTCCATACGTCCGGCCTGCGCGGATGATCTCGGGTTCATCGGCACACTCCTCGCGCGCAGCTGCACAGTGCGTGCGGAAGGGACCGGCTATCCGCGATGCGATGACGAGAACGAGCTGCTCGCCGAACTCGCGCTGTACGACAACAGGCTCGAAGACCACGTCTTCACCGCGTGCGACGCCGACGGCGCGCCGATCGGAATGGGCGGCTTCCTCGTCTCGGACAGCGACTCGGCCGCCTACCTGATCGGACCACTACTGGATGGCCCATCGCGGACGGTCGACAACGCGCGAGCCGTACTGCGTCTGCTGATGGACCAGCCGATCGCCCCGCCGGCCGTCGCGAGCTACCTCGAGGAAGAGAACGTGGTGCTGGCGCAGGCGCTGCGGGCCTCCGGCTGGGAGCCGGGACCGGCCCAGCTGGAAATGGTGTGTCCACTGCCGGTACCCACCGCGACCGGATCGCCGCTGGCCGATCAGGCCACGCTGCGCCGTCTGCACGACCCAGCGGATCCGGCGTTCCCGGTGCTCGCGAAACTGCTCGCAAGCCACCATCGCTGGTCGTCGGATCCGCTGGAGCGGCTTGGTGACTACCTCGACGACGGGTATCAGGTCGTCGTCATGGAATCGGCCGGGCGGCCTGCCGGCTGCGTCCTCTGGATCCCCGTGCCGGACACGGATTTCGGCAGGCTCGACTATCTCTCGGTCGCCGAGGAGTTTCGCGGCCGCGGCTTCGGGTCGGCGTTGACCAGGCAGGTGCTTGCGGAAGCCGCGGCGGACGGCCGGATCGAGCGAATCTATCTGAGCGTCGACCCGGCGAATGAGATCGCTCGACGCCTCTATCTGGCCTGCGGTTTCGAAGCCGGCACGAGCTCCCGGAAGTATTCGTACCGGCAGCAATCCGGCTGA
- a CDS encoding ABC transporter family substrate-binding protein — translation MRNRSLRRRVAVPLLAFSLIAAGCASNDSAAPEGAVAEVGTTNDINPHDVSELRPGGNLRLSVSAYPANWNALSNDGNENDIGAIERPMMPRAYKIDAAGEVSINTDYFTDIQLTKTDPQTVVYTINPKAVWSDGTPITWEDIASQANALSGRDKSFLIASTNGFDRVEKVERGVDDRQAIITFNKHYADWRGQFAGNSFLFPKSVTATPEAFNHSLVDEIKVTAGPFMVQSTDRGQGRIVLGHNPKWWGDKPVLDNITYSVLDSSALVPALANNELDAVGLATRDDMETARNTPGVVIRRAPGNSWSHMTFNGAPGSILEDPKLRVAIAKGIDRQGIVTAVQNGLVEDPKPLNNHIYLQGQKGYQDNSLPFDPEAAARELDELGWKLNGDVREKDGRKLEIRNIMYNDDTWVQIAQIMQQNLAQIGVKMNIETKPGRGYFTDVIQPGDFDVAFWVWVGDPFPFGSLNQIYAYNPDDLQGNYGRIGSPELNALIEQTISELDPKKAIELANQVDQQIWQEGHSIPLFQSAGNVGVRADLANFGAAGLASLDYTKIGFLK, via the coding sequence ATGAGGAATCGGTCGCTGCGCAGACGAGTCGCGGTTCCACTGCTCGCGTTCAGCCTGATCGCGGCTGGGTGCGCGTCGAATGACAGCGCCGCTCCAGAGGGCGCGGTCGCGGAGGTCGGCACTACCAACGACATCAATCCCCACGATGTGAGCGAGTTGCGCCCGGGCGGCAACCTCCGGCTATCGGTCAGCGCCTACCCGGCGAACTGGAACGCACTGTCCAATGACGGCAACGAGAACGACATCGGTGCCATCGAGCGCCCGATGATGCCGCGGGCCTACAAGATCGATGCCGCAGGTGAAGTTTCGATCAACACCGATTACTTCACCGACATCCAGCTGACCAAAACCGACCCGCAGACGGTCGTCTACACCATCAATCCCAAGGCGGTCTGGTCCGACGGCACACCCATCACCTGGGAAGACATCGCCTCGCAGGCCAATGCTCTGAGCGGACGGGACAAGTCGTTCCTGATCGCGAGCACCAATGGCTTCGACCGCGTGGAGAAGGTCGAACGCGGCGTCGACGACCGCCAGGCGATCATCACCTTCAACAAGCACTACGCCGATTGGCGCGGCCAGTTCGCCGGGAATTCGTTCTTGTTCCCGAAATCGGTGACTGCGACGCCCGAGGCGTTCAATCACAGCCTTGTCGACGAGATCAAGGTGACCGCCGGCCCGTTCATGGTGCAATCCACCGATCGCGGTCAGGGCCGGATCGTTCTGGGACACAACCCGAAATGGTGGGGTGACAAGCCGGTCCTCGACAACATCACCTACTCGGTGCTGGACAGCTCCGCGCTCGTGCCCGCGCTGGCGAACAATGAACTCGACGCGGTCGGCCTGGCTACCCGCGATGATATGGAGACCGCCCGGAATACGCCCGGCGTCGTGATTCGGCGTGCGCCGGGCAACAGCTGGTCCCATATGACCTTCAACGGCGCGCCGGGTTCGATTCTCGAAGATCCGAAACTGCGGGTGGCGATCGCCAAAGGCATAGACCGCCAGGGCATCGTGACAGCGGTACAGAACGGGCTGGTGGAGGACCCGAAGCCGCTGAACAACCACATCTACTTGCAGGGCCAGAAGGGCTACCAGGACAACAGCCTGCCGTTCGATCCGGAAGCGGCGGCACGTGAGCTCGATGAACTCGGGTGGAAGCTCAATGGTGATGTCCGAGAAAAAGACGGGCGCAAGCTCGAAATCCGGAACATCATGTACAACGACGACACCTGGGTGCAGATCGCGCAGATCATGCAACAGAATCTCGCCCAGATCGGCGTGAAGATGAATATCGAGACCAAGCCGGGTCGCGGCTATTTCACCGATGTCATCCAGCCCGGCGATTTCGACGTCGCATTCTGGGTCTGGGTCGGCGATCCTTTCCCCTTCGGCAGCCTCAACCAGATCTATGCGTACAACCCCGATGATCTGCAGGGCAACTACGGCCGCATCGGCTCGCCCGAGCTGAACGCCCTGATCGAGCAGACCATCTCCGAGCTGGATCCGAAGAAAGCGATCGAGCTGGCCAACCAGGTCGACCAGCAGATCTGGCAGGAAGGCCACTCGATTCCACTGTTCCAGTCGGCCGGCAATGTCGGCGTACGGGCAGATCTCGCCAATTTCGGAGCTGCGGGTCTGGCGTCCCTCGACTACACGAAAATTGGCTTCCTGAAGTGA
- a CDS encoding ABC transporter family substrate-binding protein: MRIHSLGIRVAIAAVATGLVLSGCSSSDDPAPGAEVAALGTSNDINPRDVSELRDGGNLRLALSSFPEQWNALHIDSDGEVSAVERPLMPRAFHTSASGELSVNTDYFTSVELTDTNPQRVVYTINPEAVWSDGTPITWEDMRSQAAALSGENPEYLIKMTFGFDRVEKVERGVDDRQAIITFKEHYADWQGQFAGEAFLLPASVTSTPEAFNRSQLDGLSLSAGPFIIQSVDKAQGRVVLGRNPKWWGDTPKLDTITFTVLASEAVIPALQNNEIDAVGVASIDDMRTAQSTPGVEIRRAPGNSWSHLTFNGAPGSILEDPRVRVAISKAIDRKGIAVAMQNGLVANPEPLNNHVYVQGQMGYQDNSLPFDPEAAARELDALGWKLNGEFREKDGRRLTIRDVMYNAQSWVQIAQIIQQNLAQIGVELIIDTRPGQGLFTDVFQKGDFDAGQWVWSSDVFALKNLPQVYRYDPNDLQGNYGRIGSPEINDLIDKALAELDPKKAIDIANEIDRKLFEIGFSLPLVQSAGNVAVRADLANYGAPGLASYDYTKIGFLK, encoded by the coding sequence GTGCGGATCCACTCCCTCGGTATACGTGTGGCCATCGCGGCCGTCGCGACCGGTCTGGTCCTGTCCGGATGTTCGAGTTCGGATGATCCGGCACCCGGCGCGGAGGTCGCTGCGCTCGGCACGTCGAATGACATCAACCCGCGGGATGTCTCCGAACTGCGCGACGGAGGAAATCTCCGGTTGGCCCTGAGTTCCTTCCCCGAACAGTGGAATGCCCTGCATATCGACTCGGACGGCGAAGTCAGCGCGGTCGAACGCCCGCTGATGCCGCGCGCGTTCCACACCAGCGCTTCGGGTGAGCTGTCGGTCAATACCGATTACTTCACCAGCGTCGAACTCACCGATACCAATCCGCAGCGGGTCGTGTACACCATCAACCCGGAAGCGGTCTGGTCGGACGGGACGCCGATCACCTGGGAGGATATGCGATCCCAGGCCGCAGCGCTGAGCGGTGAGAACCCCGAATACCTGATCAAGATGACCTTCGGTTTCGACCGGGTCGAGAAGGTGGAGCGCGGTGTCGACGACCGCCAGGCGATCATCACCTTCAAGGAGCATTACGCCGACTGGCAGGGCCAATTCGCGGGTGAGGCATTCCTGTTGCCCGCTTCGGTGACCAGCACGCCCGAGGCATTCAACAGGAGCCAGCTCGACGGTCTCAGCCTTTCCGCGGGCCCGTTCATCATCCAGTCCGTGGACAAGGCGCAGGGCCGTGTCGTGCTCGGCCGTAATCCGAAATGGTGGGGCGACACCCCCAAGCTCGATACCATCACCTTCACCGTGCTGGCGAGCGAGGCCGTGATCCCGGCATTGCAGAACAATGAGATCGACGCGGTCGGCGTAGCCAGTATCGACGATATGCGTACCGCGCAGAGCACGCCCGGCGTGGAAATCCGGCGTGCACCGGGCAACAGCTGGTCACACCTGACCTTCAATGGCGCGCCGGGCTCGATTCTGGAAGACCCGAGGGTGCGGGTCGCGATCTCGAAGGCTATCGACCGCAAGGGTATTGCCGTCGCCATGCAGAACGGTCTCGTGGCGAATCCTGAACCACTCAACAACCACGTCTATGTCCAAGGCCAGATGGGCTATCAGGACAACAGCCTGCCATTCGATCCGGAAGCCGCGGCACGAGAACTGGACGCGTTGGGTTGGAAGCTCAACGGTGAGTTCCGGGAGAAAGACGGTCGACGACTCACCATTCGCGATGTCATGTACAACGCGCAGAGCTGGGTTCAGATCGCACAGATCATCCAGCAGAACCTCGCGCAGATCGGAGTCGAGCTCATCATCGACACCCGGCCCGGGCAGGGTCTGTTCACCGATGTGTTCCAGAAGGGCGATTTCGACGCCGGGCAGTGGGTGTGGTCCAGCGATGTCTTCGCGCTGAAGAATTTGCCGCAGGTCTACCGCTACGACCCGAACGATCTTCAGGGCAATTACGGGCGCATCGGCTCGCCGGAAATCAACGACCTCATCGACAAGGCGCTGGCCGAACTCGATCCGAAGAAGGCGATCGATATCGCCAACGAGATCGATCGCAAGCTGTTCGAGATCGGTTTCTCCCTTCCACTGGTGCAGTCGGCCGGTAATGTCGCGGTCCGCGCGGACCTCGCCAATTACGGAGCACCCGGGCTCGCGTCCTATGACTACACGAAGATCGGGTTCTTGAAGTGA
- a CDS encoding ABC transporter ATP-binding protein yields MSSSETTTVEQSPPEKSSTAPLLEVSDLRVSFPSEEGRVDAVRGVSYTVNDREVLAIVGESGSGKSVSSLAVMGLLPEQARINGSIRLRGRELLGLGDKQLSKLRGSSISMVFQDPLSALTPVYRVGDQIAEALLAHGAMSKADAAKRAVELLDLVGIPDPEMRAKAFPHEFSGGMRQRVVIAMAIANDPALIICDEPTTALDVTVQKQILNLLRKARDITGAGVIMITHDMGIAATLADRVAVMYAGKIVETAATTALFTTPRMPYTVGLLGSIPRMDGPARAPLIPIVGAPPAMHALPPGCSFAPRCPVSIDECRAAEPPLERTGPGHSAACIRTSEVGSAELFEAYRRDITEPERVADTEPEVVLRVRDLVKTFPITSGVVLRRRKGEVRAVDGISFEVRKGRTLALVGESGSGKSTTLTQILDLVRPEAGSIEILGSDVASLTKARKREIRRKMQIVFQDPTASLDPRLPIHDAIAEPLRIDGRPRAEIARRVPQLLEQVGLRPEHADRYPADFSGGQKQRISIARALALDPELLVLDEPVSSLDVSIQAGVLNLLRDLQAERGLSYLFVSHDLSVVRNLAHDIAVMYRGKIVESGPAEQIFGNPEHEYTRSLIDAVPEPVVSR; encoded by the coding sequence ATGAGCAGCAGCGAAACCACTACCGTCGAGCAGAGCCCGCCGGAGAAGTCCTCGACAGCGCCGCTGCTCGAGGTGAGCGACCTGCGGGTCTCCTTCCCCAGCGAGGAAGGCCGCGTCGATGCCGTGCGCGGGGTCAGCTACACCGTCAACGACCGGGAAGTGCTCGCGATCGTCGGCGAATCCGGTTCCGGCAAGTCGGTGTCCTCGCTGGCGGTGATGGGGCTGCTGCCGGAACAGGCCAGGATCAACGGCTCGATCCGGCTGCGTGGACGGGAGCTGCTCGGGCTCGGCGACAAGCAGCTGTCCAAGCTGCGCGGCAGCTCGATCAGCATGGTGTTCCAGGACCCGCTGTCGGCCCTGACGCCGGTGTACCGAGTGGGCGATCAGATCGCCGAGGCGCTGCTGGCGCACGGTGCGATGAGCAAGGCCGACGCCGCGAAACGGGCCGTCGAATTGCTCGATCTGGTGGGCATCCCGGATCCGGAGATGCGCGCGAAGGCGTTCCCGCACGAGTTCTCCGGCGGTATGCGCCAGCGCGTGGTCATCGCCATGGCGATCGCCAACGATCCGGCGCTGATCATCTGCGACGAGCCAACCACCGCGCTCGACGTCACCGTGCAGAAGCAGATCCTGAACCTGCTGCGCAAGGCCCGCGACATCACCGGCGCCGGCGTCATCATGATCACCCACGACATGGGTATCGCGGCCACCCTCGCCGACCGGGTCGCGGTGATGTACGCGGGCAAGATCGTCGAAACCGCCGCCACCACAGCGCTGTTCACCACGCCGCGGATGCCGTACACGGTCGGTCTGCTCGGCTCGATCCCGCGCATGGACGGCCCCGCCCGGGCCCCGCTGATCCCGATCGTCGGCGCCCCGCCCGCCATGCACGCGCTGCCGCCGGGCTGCTCGTTCGCACCGCGCTGCCCGGTTTCCATCGACGAATGCCGCGCCGCCGAACCCCCGCTGGAACGCACCGGCCCCGGTCATTCCGCCGCCTGCATCCGCACCTCCGAGGTGGGTTCGGCGGAGCTGTTCGAGGCCTACCGCCGCGACATCACCGAGCCGGAACGGGTCGCCGACACCGAACCCGAAGTGGTGCTGCGGGTGCGTGACCTGGTGAAAACCTTCCCGATCACCTCCGGTGTGGTGTTGCGCCGCCGCAAGGGCGAGGTGCGTGCCGTCGACGGCATCAGCTTCGAGGTTCGCAAGGGCCGCACGCTGGCGCTGGTGGGCGAATCCGGATCCGGGAAATCCACCACGCTCACCCAGATCCTGGACCTGGTGCGTCCGGAAGCCGGCAGCATCGAAATCCTCGGCAGCGACGTCGCGAGCCTGACCAAGGCCCGCAAACGCGAGATCCGCCGCAAGATGCAGATCGTCTTCCAGGACCCCACCGCCTCGCTCGACCCGCGCCTGCCCATCCACGACGCCATCGCCGAACCACTGCGCATCGACGGCCGCCCGCGCGCCGAAATCGCCCGCCGGGTACCGCAATTGCTCGAACAGGTCGGCCTGCGACCCGAACACGCCGACCGCTACCCCGCCGACTTCTCCGGCGGCCAGAAGCAACGCATCAGCATCGCCCGCGCCCTGGCCCTCGACCCCGAGCTGCTGGTCCTCGACGAACCGGTCTCCTCCCTCGACGTCTCCATCCAGGCCGGCGTGCTCAACCTGCTGCGCGACCTGCAAGCCGAACGCGGCCTGTCCTACCTGTTCGTCTCCCACGACCTGTCGGTGGTCCGCAACCTCGCCCACGACATCGCGGTCATGTACCGCGGCAAGATCGTCGAATCCGGACCGGCGGAACAGATCTTCGGCAACCCTGAACACGAGTACACCCGGTCACTGATCGACGCGGTGCCCGAGCCCGTCGTAAGCCGATAG
- a CDS encoding ABC transporter permease: MTEAEIIVQGAPEVAATGRRKLVLRRFLRNKPAVAGAIILVLLFIVSFALPPFLPYDYQQLDYTALLKPPSPEHPFGTTQIGQDVLAQTLRGLQKSLIIGFCVAIISTTIAALAGSIAGLLGGWTDKAIMWFVDLLLVVPSFIIIALFAPRTKGSGSILLLILLLALFGWMISARIVRGLTLSLREREFVRAARYMGAPTRTVILSHIVPNIASILIIDTTLTVGASIMAETGLSFLGFGVQPPDVSLGSLIASGTKSALTYPWLFLFAGGLLIITVLCANLVGDGLRDAFDPSAKRARSRKAKAKA, translated from the coding sequence TTGACCGAAGCCGAGATCATCGTCCAAGGAGCTCCGGAGGTCGCGGCCACCGGGCGGCGCAAGCTGGTCCTGCGCCGTTTCCTGCGCAACAAACCGGCCGTCGCCGGCGCGATCATCCTGGTGCTGCTGTTCATCGTCAGTTTCGCGCTGCCGCCGTTCCTGCCCTACGACTATCAGCAGCTCGACTACACCGCGCTGCTGAAACCGCCGAGCCCGGAGCATCCGTTCGGCACCACCCAGATCGGCCAGGACGTGCTCGCGCAGACGCTGCGCGGACTCCAGAAATCGCTGATCATCGGCTTCTGCGTGGCCATCATCTCCACCACCATCGCCGCACTGGCCGGTTCCATCGCCGGACTGCTCGGCGGCTGGACCGATAAAGCCATCATGTGGTTCGTCGACCTGCTGCTGGTGGTGCCGAGCTTCATCATCATCGCGCTGTTCGCCCCGCGCACCAAGGGCAGCGGGTCGATTCTGCTGCTGATCCTGCTGCTGGCGCTGTTCGGCTGGATGATCAGCGCGCGGATCGTGCGCGGGTTGACGCTGAGCCTGCGCGAACGCGAATTCGTCCGGGCCGCACGCTATATGGGCGCGCCCACCCGCACGGTGATCCTCAGTCATATCGTGCCCAATATCGCCTCGATCCTGATCATCGACACCACGCTCACCGTCGGCGCCTCGATCATGGCCGAGACCGGGCTCAGCTTCCTCGGCTTCGGTGTGCAGCCCCCCGACGTCTCGCTGGGTTCGCTGATCGCTTCGGGCACCAAGTCCGCGCTGACCTACCCGTGGCTGTTCCTGTTCGCCGGTGGTCTGCTGATCATCACGGTGTTGTGCGCGAATCTGGTGGGTGACGGGCTGCGCGACGCATTCGATCCGAGTGCCAAGCGGGCCCGGTCGCGGAAGGCTAAGGCGAAGGCATGA